Proteins encoded within one genomic window of Ammonifex degensii KC4:
- a CDS encoding phosphate ABC transporter substrate-binding protein has protein sequence MRKWWAVAAIVCLLLASVAGCVGNKEPGAGTAPAELKGAITVVGSTALQPLIEEAAKRFMAKNPGVQITVQGGGSGTGLSQVSQGACDIGASDIFAEEKSGIDASALKDHKICVQAFALVVNPDVKGVDNLTKKQIQDIFTGKITNWKEVGGPDLKIAVINRPQGSGTRATFIKRVMDGKEPIKGVAESDSSGTIHKMVSETPGAISYLGVGYLDNKVKALKIDGAAPTEEDISEGKYPFWSYGHLYTKGEPKPVVKAFIDYILSNEFQQGPVKEMHYFPITSMKVEYKP, from the coding sequence ATGAGAAAATGGTGGGCGGTAGCGGCAATTGTGTGTCTTTTGCTGGCTAGCGTAGCTGGGTGCGTGGGCAATAAAGAACCGGGAGCAGGCACAGCACCAGCAGAGCTTAAGGGAGCCATAACGGTGGTCGGATCCACCGCGTTGCAACCGCTGATAGAAGAGGCCGCCAAGCGCTTCATGGCTAAAAATCCCGGCGTGCAAATCACCGTCCAGGGCGGCGGCAGCGGCACGGGCTTAAGCCAAGTAAGCCAGGGAGCCTGCGATATAGGAGCTTCCGACATCTTCGCGGAGGAAAAGTCGGGCATTGACGCTTCAGCCCTCAAAGACCACAAGATCTGCGTGCAGGCCTTTGCCCTCGTGGTCAACCCCGACGTTAAGGGGGTGGACAACCTCACCAAGAAGCAGATTCAAGATATCTTCACCGGGAAGATCACCAACTGGAAAGAAGTTGGCGGCCCGGACCTCAAAATAGCGGTTATCAATCGGCCTCAGGGTTCGGGAACCAGGGCTACCTTCATCAAGCGTGTGATGGATGGGAAGGAACCGATTAAGGGTGTAGCCGAATCGGATTCCAGCGGTACCATCCACAAGATGGTGAGTGAGACCCCTGGAGCTATAAGTTACCTGGGCGTAGGATACCTGGATAATAAGGTTAAGGCGCTGAAGATCGACGGCGCCGCCCCCACCGAGGAAGACATTTCCGAGGGCAAGTACCCCTTCTGGTCCTACGGGCACCTCTACACCAAGGGGGAGCCCAAGCCGGTGGTCAAGGCCTTCATCGACTACATCTTGAGCAACGAGTTCCAGCAGGGTCCGGTGAAGGAGATGCACTACTTCCCCATCACCTCCATGAAGGTGGAGTACAAGCCCTAA